A stretch of DNA from Amylolactobacillus amylophilus DSM 20533 = JCM 1125:
TTCGTACTTTATTGAAATTTGCTACACTTTAATTTTTAAAAAAACGAAGCAGAATTTATTATTCAATTACCATGAATAAAGGCGGAGGGAGATAATACTCCTTGCGCCTTTTTTCAAGGAATTATGGAGGAAAATATGGCTAAACTTATTGTGTCAGACCTTGACGTTAAAGACAAAAAAGTGCTCATCCGCGTTGACTTCAACGTGCCTATTAAAGACGGCGTGATCGGTAATGATAACCGGATTGTTGCCGCATTACCTACTATCAAATATGTGACTGAGAACGGTGGTAAGGCAATCTTACTTTCTCACCTTGGTCGGATTAAGTCAGATGAAGACAAGAAGGCTTTGACCCTTGCACCAGTTGCTAGTCGATTAAGCGAGCTACTAGGTAAAGACGTGAAGTTCGTACCAACAAACGAAGGTACTGAACTTGAATCAGCAATCGCAGCCATGAACGATGGTGATGTTTTGTTGATGGAAAACACCCGTTTCCAAGATATCGACAACGATTTCGGCAAACGCGAATCAAAGAATGACCCAACTCTTGGCGAATACTGGGCTGGTCTTGGCGACCTTTACGTGAACGATGCCTTCGGTACTGCTCACCGTGCCCACGCATCTAATGCTGGTATCGCTGAAGCAATCAAGGCAAAGGGCGGTAAGGTTGCAGCTGGCTTCTTGATGGAGAAAGAAATCAAGTTCCTCGGTGATGCTGTCGATAACCCAGTACACCCATTCGTGACCATCCTTGGTGGTGCTAAGGTGTCTGATAAGATTGGCGTGATTGAGAACCTAATCCCTAAGTCAGATCACATCTTAATCGGTGGTGGTATGGCCTACACATTCCTTGCTGCACAAGGTCATTCTATTGGTAAATCACTTTTTGAAGCCGACAAGGTTGACTTAGCTAAGGAATTACTCGACAAGGCTGGCGACAAAATTGTGCTGCCTATCGATCACTTAGTTTCAGCAGAATTCTCTAACGATGCACCATTTGAAGTATCTGATGTGGACATTGCTGATGACAAGATGGGTCTTGATATTGGACCTAAGTCAATTGCGCTCTTCAAGGATGTGCTTAAAGATGCCAAGACAGTTGTTTGGAATGGACCAATGGGTGCATTTGAAATGAGCAACTTTGCTGAAGGTACTCTTGAAGTCGGTCGTGCACTTGGTGCATTAACGGAGGCAACTACAATCATCGGTGGTGGTGATTCAGCAGCTGCAGCTATTCAATTAGGAATTGCAGACCAAATTACCCACATCTCAACTGGTGGTGGTGCTTCACTTGAATATCTTGAAGGTAAAACATTACCAGGAATTGCATCAATTTCTGACAAATAGAAAGGTCGATTAATTTTATGCGTACACCAATTATCGCTGGTAACTGGAAGTTAAACCAAAATCCTGAGGAAACAACAGCTTTCGTCGAGGCCATTAAAGACAAATTACCTGCAAGCAGCAAGGTTGAATCAGTCATCGCAGCTCCTGCTGTTGATTTGCCTGCACTCCTGGCTGCTGCTAAGGGTTCAGAACTGAAAACCGCTGCTGAAAATGCCTACTTCGAAGACAAAGGTGCCTTCACAGGCGAGACAAGTCCACTTGTGCTCTCACAAATGGGTATCAACTACGTCGTGATTGGCCACTCAGAGCGTCGTGATTACTTCCACGAAACTGACGAAGACATCAACAAAAAAGCACATGCACTTTTCAGAAACAACTTAACACCAATCATCTGCTGTGGCGAATCTCTTGAGACTAGAGAAGCCGGCAAGGAGACTGAATGGGTTGTGGGCCAAATTAAGGCTGCTTTGAAAGATTTGACTGCTGAGCAAGTCAGTCAATCAGTTATTGCCTACGAACCAATCTGGGCTATTGGTACAGGTAAGACTGCTTCAAGCGAACAGGCACAAGAAATGTGCAAGGCAATCCGTGATGCAGTGAGTGATTTGTACAACGAAGAGACTGCTGCAAACGTCCGGATTCAATACGGTGGCTCAGTTAAACCTGAGAACGTGAAGGAATTAATGGCTAAGCCAGATATCGATGGCGGCTTAGTTGGTGGTGCAAGTCTTGAACCAGAGTCATTCCTCGCACTTGTTAATTATCAAGACTAGAAGTTTTGGTTTAATAATTAGAGCAACTATTGTAGAATAGTAACGTACTGATATTTTTTAGATGAATAAAAGGAGAAATTAAATGTCTGTTATTACTGATGTTTTAGCTCGTGAAGTCTTAGATTCACGTGGTAACCCTACTGTTGAAGCTGAAGTTTATACTGAATTAGGTGGCTTCGGTCGCGCAATCGTTCCTTCAGGTGCTTCAACTGGTGAACACGAAGCAGTTGAATTGCGTGATGGTGATAAATCACGTTTCGGCGGCCAAGGAGTTTTGAAGGCTGTTGAGAATGTGAACACTGAAATCGCTAAGGCTGTGATTGGACTAGATGTAACTGACCAACGCGGAATCGATTTAACAATGATCGACCTTGATGGTACTCCTAACAAGGCTCGTCTCGGTGCAAACGCTATTCTTGGTGTTTCACTTGCTGCTGCCCGTGCAGCTGCTGACGAACTTGGCTTGCCATTGTACGAATACCTTGGTGGCCCAAATGCACACGTATTACCAACTCCAATGATGAACGTTATCAACGGTGGTAAGCACGCCGACAACAACGTGGACTTCCAAGAATTCATGATCATGCCTGTTGGTGCTAAGAGTATTCATGAAGCAGTGCGGATGGGTTCAGAAACTTTCCACACTTTGAAAGCAATTTTGAAGGAACGCGGTGACAACACTGCTGTTGGTGATGAAGGTGGTTTCGCACCAACTAACATGAAGAACAACGAAGAACCATTTGAAGTGCTTGTTGAAGCTATCCAACGTGCTGGTTACAAGCCAGGTGAAGACATTTCTATTGCCTTTGACGTTGCTTCATCAGAATTCTACAATGCAGAAACTAAGAAGTATGTGACTGTTGCTGATGGTAAAGAATACACAGCTGAAGAGTTCACAGACTACTTGGAGCAATTAATCGACAAGTACCCAGTTGTTTCAATGGAAGACCCATTGGACGAGAACACTTGGGACGATTGGAAGACTTTGACTGCTCGCTTAGGTAAAAAAGTACAAATCGTTGGTGATGATTTGTTCGTTACAAACGTTGATTACCTGAAGAAGGGTATCGACATGGGCGTGGCTAACTCAATCTTAATCAAGGTTAACCAAATTGGTACTTTGACTGAGACTTTCGAATCAATCGAAATGGCTAAAGAAGCTGGCTATACAGCTATCGTTTCTCACCGTTCTGGTGAAACTGAAGATACTACTATCGCAGACCTTGTTGTTGCAACTAACGCAGGCCAAATCAAGACTGGTTCAATGAGCCGGACTGATCGTCTTGCTAAGTACAACCAATTGTTCAGAATCGAAGAACAATTGAGCGACACTGCTGAATACAAAGGAATCAACAGTTTCTACAACATTAAGAAGTAATTTGTAAAATTATATTTTGAAAAGCAGACCTCTGGTCTGCTTTTTTTGTGTAGGCATTAGGCCAAATATATGGTAGAATATTAGCAGTGATTATTCTTTTAGTAGTTACGGAGGAAAACTCTTGTATAATCTGGCAATGACACTCATTATTATCGTGTCAATTTTAATTATCATCGCTGTGATGATGCAACCACAAAAGCAACAAGATGCGCTGAATGCTTTGTCCGGTGGTGCTGTATTCAGTGGACAATCCAAAAAGCGGGGATTCGAAGCATTCATGGAAAAGGTAACTTCGGTGTTACTGGTACTCTTCTTCGTGCTTGCAGTAATCCTAGCAATATTATCGTCGAATTAATTGCCTCCTTGTTTAACGTGGAGGCTTTTTTTCTTGTGGAGGGTGAAAGTGAGTCACTTTAAAATGCCTGAAAACTTTGAATTAACTGGAGGCAAACCTGCAATATTATTGTTGCACGCCTACTCTGGAAGTACTGCAGATGTGCGACTTCTAGCTGGTGCGCTCAATCGTGCAGGTTACTTTGTGACGTCCTTCAATTTTGCTGGGCATGGTACGCTCAATCCAACTGATATCTTGACGCAGGGATCTATTGCTGCTTGGCAGAAGCAGGTGACGGATAGAGTGGCCGAGCTGAAAAAAGATTTCGGCAACAATCTCTATGTCTTCGGACTCTCACTCGGCGGTATTTTCGCCATGGATCTCCTGGAACGTGATCAGGAGTTGCTTGGTGGTGGAGTTTTCAGCTCACCAATATTCATGAATACGGAGAAGACTGGACGAACATTGCCTGCAGGATTCAAGAAATATGCGCAGTATGTCTTGAACCTCAATAATGAGCTAACAGGTGCGGACAAGCAAAATGAACTTGACTACATCGACGAACACCTGAATAATCAAATTGAGCAGATTAACGAATTTAGCGCCTTGGTGCAGGCAAAACTCGCAACCATTAACCAACCAATTTTTATTGGTCAGGGTGGGGAAGACGAGATCGTCGACCAGAATGGCGCGTACAAATTACGTGATGCACTGGTTAATTGCGAGAACGTGACCTTTAAATGGTACGAGAATGCGAGCCATGTTATTACGACAAATACTGCTAAAAAAGACTTAACAAATGACGTATTGAAATTTATAGAGAACAATTATCACGAGGTGATTTAATGACGCAAAACGAACAAGCTATAGCTAATACCCTTGAAATATTTCGCCAGAGTCCTGGCAAACTTTTCAAGGTAGATGAAATTGAAAAAATGGTCAACTTCGACCATTCGCTCGACTTCAGTGAGGTCGTGAAGACCCTGACATTCCTCGAAAATGAGAAGAAAATCGTGTCGGATAAACACGGTCAATTTAAGTTGGCGCAAGAAGACCAACTTCTAGAGGGCTCATTCAGAGCAAATGACAAGGGCTTCGGCTTCATCCATCTTGAAGAAGAGGACGAGCAGGATATCTTTGTTGCGAAAGGTAATACACTTTTCGCATTGGATGGCGACACTGTGACAGTCAAAATAATCAAGGGTGCGAATCCTTGGAACGGCCGCGGACCTGAGGGTATCGTGACCGAGGTGCTCGAGCACAAGGTGACAAGTCTAGTGGGCGAGTTTATGCCTTACAGTGACGTGATGGTCAAAAAAACTGGCTATTACGGCTATGTGAAGAGCCACAACAAGAAGTTGAAGAACTATTCAGTCTTCATCTCAGAAGACGGTATTCACCCCCAAATGGGCGATATGGTAAAGGTTGATATCACTCAATATCCTTCTGCGGTTTTCCCAACCAGAATGCTCGGTGTCGCACTATTCACAATTGGTAACAAGAATGATCCAGGTGTCGATATCATGTCAGTCGTTTACGACCACGATATCAAAACAGAATTTGATCCTGAGGCATTGGAACAGAGTGAAGCCATTCCTGACCACGTTTTGCCTGAAGAAAAAGCTGCAAGACGCGACCTGACTGAGGAAGTTACGGTCACAATCGATGGCGACGACTCGAAAGACTTTGATGATGCAGTTACTCTGTGGAAATTGCCAAATGGTAACTACCATTTAGGTGTACATATTGCCGATGTTAGTCATTACGTGACTGAAGGCTCACCTCTTGATCAAGAGGCTTTTGAACGCAGTAACTCAACCTACTTGGTAGACCGAGTTATTCCAATGTTGCCATTTAGACTATCAAACGGCATCTGTTCGTTGAATCCTGATGTCGAACGTCTCACACTCAGCTGTGACATGGAAATCACGCCAAGTGGTGAACGTGTTAGTTACGACATTTTCCAGAGTGTGATCAAGTCACATGCTCGCTTGACTTATAACAGTGTAAACAAGGTCTTGGACCCTGAAAACACAGAGGTGTTGGAACCTAAGTACGAAGAATTACGCCCAATGCTTGAAGAAATGGGTAAGCTGCACGAAGCGCTCTACCAAAAGCGCCATGCTCGCGGAGCCATTGATTTTGAAGAAAATGAAGCTAAAATCATCGTGGATGAGAATGGTCACCCAACTGATATTGAACTCAGACAACGTGGCATTGCTGAAAGAATGATTGAATCATTCATGTTGATGGCCAACGAAACAGTTGCTGAGCACTACAGAAAGGAACACGTTCCATTCCTCTATCGGGTGCATGAAACACCTGACGAAGAGAGAATCAAGAACTTCTTCGACTTCATCGGTGCTTTTGGTTTGAACATCAAGGCTGATCCAGCAGATGTTAAGCCGCTCGATCTTCAAAGAGTTGTGACTGCGGTTGAAGGCACACCAGAAGAGGCTGTTGTCTCGACTGTACTCTTGCGGAGTTTGAAGCAGGCAAAATACGCTCCAGATGCACTGGGACACTTTGGCCTAGCTGCTGTTGATTACACGCACTTTACCTCACCAATTCGGCGTTATGCTGATTTGACTGTGCATCGCATGATTCATGATTACAGTGAGAAGGGTGAAACTGAGGAAATTAAGCAGCATTTCAATGTCCGTCTTGAAGACATTGCCGACCAAGTTTCTAAGCAGGAACGTCGTTCAATCGATACCGAACGTGAAGTTGATGTCTTGAAGAAGACCGAATTCATGATGGATAAGGTTGGCCAACACTTTAACGCAACTGTGAGTTCCGTAACTAGCTTCGGTATGTTCATCGCACTGCCAAATACTGTTGAGGGTCTCATCCATATCTCGAATTTGACTGATGATTACTACCAATTTGACGAGAAGCAGATGACGATGACCGGTAAAAATACGCACAAGGTATTCAAAATTGGGATGCCAATCAAGGTGACGCTGATTAACGCAGATTTGAACCAGAAGCAGATTGACTTCGAGTTATATGACCCAAATGCGCCAGCAAAGCCAAAGCCAACCGGTTTTAGCCGACCAAGAGGTGGTGCGCAGGTGAATAATAATCGTGCAAATGGTAAGGACGGCAATGGCCCTCGCAGACAAAATCGGGGACAAAACCGCTCTAACAGAAGACACGAAAGTAATAACGGTCACAAATAATAGATAATCGAGGTGATTACCTTGAAACAAAAAGCTAAAGCTGCGGATAATGTGGTCGCTCAGAACAGAAAAGCTAATCATGATTATCTGATTGAAGATACGATTGAGGCTGGGATTGAGTTGACTGGGACTGAGATAAAATCTGTTCGTGCACGCCGGATAACTTTGAAGGATGGGTACGTGCGGATTCGTAATGGTCAGGCATGGCTCGAGAACGTCCATATCAGCGAGTATGCGCAGGGCAACCAGTTCAACCATGATCCAATCAGGAATAGAAGATTGTTGCTGCACAAGCGCGAAATAGCACGTTTGGACGAATATCAACAGGAGAAGGGCATGGCCATTGTCCCGTTGAAGGTCTATCTGAAACGCGGTTTTGCAAAAGTCTTGATAGGACTAGGTCGTGGTAAGAAAAACTATGATAAGCGTGAGACGATAAAGCGGCGTGATCAAGAACGTGAACTGCAGAGAATTACTAAAATTAAATACTAAAAAATGTTGGTTCGATTTGTGAGTCGGGACCAACATTTTTTTATAACTAGAGATTTAATTAAGTTTTTTCGCCATCATGATGTGCTTGATGTCAGCTTCCAAGAAGATGTCACCAATTGGCTCGTAACCCAGTGAGAGATAGAAGTCCTTGATGTATAGCTGCGCATGCAGGTAGATGGTCTCGGCCAGATTGTGTTCACGCACATAGTCTTCAATTGCGATGAGCATCCGACTCCCAATGTGCGCATGGCGGAGGCTCTGATCGACGGCGACACGCCCAACCAGTAACTTAGAGTCTTCGAAGAAGAAGCGGGCAACGCCGACAACACGGCCAGTTTCATCAGTACCAAAGACGTGGTAAGATTCCAAATCTTGATCGTCTAACTCTGGTTCTGTAATTTGCTGTTCGGTGACGAAAACGGCGATGCGCAAACGAACTAGGCCGAAGAGTTCCATTGTGCTCAGCTTATTAAAGGGCTTGATGTGCCAGGTAATGTTCATGTGTTGCTACTCCATTCCAAATGTTTAAAGTAGAAAATAATATTTTTATTTAAACACTTAGATGGTTTCGATGCAAATCGGCGTATTTATTACTAGTAGCATTGATTTGTGATTGCTTAAGCTAGATTACTCTGCCACAATGAATATATCTCAAAATAGAAAATTAGTCAGATGAAAACAAGAATAAGTGAAATTTATGCGGTGCTCCAGCAGGACTTAGGACACCATTTAGTTGAGAACTATACTGTGGGTAACTTTTGTGCGGGCATTCAAATATCCCGTTCTACCTTCTATCGTAGCTACAGTAGTATGACTGAATTGTATCAGTTTGTTATTTCATATCAGGTTGAACGGATTCTAAGCAACACGCGTGAAACCAAGCTTGACGTCCGCTACCGCCAGTTAATTCAATTAATGAGCTCAGAGCGGCACCTGTATATTAATTTCTATCATCAAACTAAACGTTTATTTTTCAATGACGTCCTCGAACCATTGGTTCAGCGTAATTTGAAATCATTCTACCGGGAAACCGAATTGACTGAAGTCAGTCTCAATTTGATTGCCGATTACGTCGTCAGACAGATAATTCGCTACATTGACCAGGATTTACAACAACCTGTTGCCGAAGTGGCGCTAGACATTTATCGGATCTTAGCCGTAGCTGAGAATACCGCGCAACTACTAGCCCCGCCAAAATAAAATAGGTCCTTCACCCAAAATTTGGTGAAAGACCTATTTTATCTATGTTATTTAGATTACAAGTAATACTGTGTGTTTGTGTGGTAATCTTGTTTGTCTGTTATTTGATACTAGATGAATTGAATTAAAGCTATGAGAATTGGCACAACGATGACGAACAATACCGTACTTGTGGTCACAACGTTGGTGGCGTATTTAACATCACCGTGTGCTTTACCGGCCAGAATTGGTAACACGGCTAGTCCAGGAGCAGCTGATTGAATAATCAATGTACTAGATTCAAGTGTTGGTAATTGATTACCGATGCTACCACTAATCACGGCATAGAGAATGCCGCCTGAAAGCTCAATCAACTTGTCCCGTGTCAAATACTTTGACACAGAGACGAAGATTGATGCTGGTAAAGCAATGTTCATAATCAAGAATGAAATGCTTCCCTTGAAATGATCGTCAAACTTACCTTTAGAACGTAGGTAAAATCCGAGTGCGATGACGATGATAATCTCAGCCACACTCGCAAGTGATGTTAGAAATGCAGTCATAATAAAGTCCCCTTAACCTTTTTTGCTAAAATAATGAAACAGAATTAATCCAATAGATTCTTTGGTAACTCCTCGTACTCTGGTTCCCATTTCAGATCAGCAACTAGTTGTGCTGCGTCCTTGCTATCTGCCTGTGAGATACCCTGATCAAGTGCACTTTGTGCCACAGCCTGTGCGACAGTCTGGGAGAACTCTGCAAGCCGTGTCACAGGAGGTAGAACAGCTGCACCAGGCTTCGTTGCGTCCACGATACCACCAAGTGAGTGTGCAGCCTTTGAAATCATTGCATCATTCAGAAGCGTAGCTTTTGCTGCCAGCGTTCCTAGACCAAGACCCGGATAAACCAACGCGTTGTTAGCTTGACCAATCTGATAAGTAACGCCATTTAAAGTGACATCATTAGCTGGAATACCCGTAGCTACGAGTGCTTTACTAGCGGTCCAAGTGAGTAAGTCCTCTGCTTTAGCTTCGGCTAATTTAGTTGGGTTGGATAGTGGGAAGATGATTGGCCGTGCAGTGTGGGCCGCCATCTCTTTGACAATAATCTCAGTGAACGTGCCAGGTTGTGTTGAAGTACCAACCAAGATGGTTGGGTGAATTGCCTGCACAGCAGCTTCTAAGGTGGTTAGCTATGATAAAATATATTTATATGAGCAGGATGCAATGAGGAGATTAAATGAATTTTCGAGATCTGGAATACTTCGTTCAGTTAGCTAATGATCGCAATTACACAAAGACTGCACAACATTTCTCGGTGAGCCAGCCGACGATTACGTACATGGTTAAGCGCCTTGAGGATGAGTTACAAGTGCAATTATTTGTGCGTGATCAGTCGCACCATCAAGTGAATCTCACACTTGCAGGTAACGAATTCTTGGCGCATGCCCAGAAGATTCTGACGGAACTACACACGGTAAAGTCCGACTTGAAGGCTTTGTCTGCGCAGAAGGTCAGATTTGGCTTGCCGCCGATTATCGGTAACTATTACTTCCCCCAATTGGCGCAGAAACTGCTGCAGGAGAATCTAATGTCACACCTCGAGACGGTGGAGGCGGGATCAGCCACCTTGACGAAGCAGCTGCAGGAGGGTAATTTAGACGTGGCAATTCTTGGCGCGATTGAACCAATTAGCATACCAGAAATTGCGACAGTTACTTTAGCGAAGACGCGTTTCAAAATCATTGTGAGTAAGGATCATCGCTTAAAAGATGTTACTGCTATTAAGTTCAGCGAACTAAAAAGTGAGAACTTCATTGCGTTGAAGGAAGGGTTTGTCCATCCCGCGGCCTTGCGGGAGCTCACGGAGAAAAACGGTTTTCAGCCCAAGATTGTCTATACGACGCCCGACATCAATGTCTTAAAGGGCATGGTGCATGAGAATGTGGGTATCGGCTTTCTTAGCGAGATGGCGATCAGTGGTGAGCGGGACTTGCATGCCATTGATATTTTGGATGACGATCAACCGTTATTCAATATCGTGCTGGCGTACCATCCGCAAGTTAATCCGTTGATTGAGCAGCTAATAAACGTGTTAGCGCGTCCGGTTTGAAATTTCACGGTGAGTAGTAAATGAGCAATATTAGATGAAGGTAGAGGTTAAAGATGATTAGAACAGCAACTGAACAGGATTTTCCAGCAATTTTTCCAATTCTGCAACAGATTTTTGATGAAATGGAGCTGAAGAGCATCGCCGCAATTGACGACAGTGCCTTCTACCATCTCTTAGAGGAGGGCTGGCATACGCCTGGCTATAGATATTCCCTTGGTCGCACACTGGTTAGTGAGCGAGACGGTGAAGTTGCAGGCATGATTACTAGTTATCGCGCTGAGGATGAGCCACTGATTGATGCGCCCTTAGAGCAATACTATTCTGAGGTTGGCCTACCAAGAGAGACTAAAATTTTCACGGATCGAGAAGCCCGGCCGGGGGAGTGGTACATTGACTCCCTCGCGGTCGCACCTCAGTTTCAGGGGCACGGTATCGGTGGACAATTGCTAGACGCCATGCCTGATCTCGCCGCACAAAATGGCTACAAAAAAATTAGCCTGAATGTTGATCAGACTAATCCTGGGGCAAAGCACTTGTATGTCAAAAAGGGATTTGAAACCATTGATCAGATGACGATTGGTGAGCACCTCTACGACCACATGGTTAAATAAAATAAATTAAAAAGTGGGTTGGTAGTTCATACCAGCCTTTTTGCGTACCAGCAACTGCTCGACGAAACTCGGCTGGTTGAAAATCATGCTTGTGAGGATGATTTCCGGCTCATGCTTGTCGTCAAAGATATTTATTTGTAGCGTGGGACCAAGGTTCGTGACTAAAATGAGCGCCTGAGCAACCTTGTGGCGTCCTTTCCTAAAAGTGTATTCGTCGCGCTTCTTGTTGCCAATAATCCAGTAATTGAGTTCTGGCAGGTAGTATAGGCGTGTATTACTGAACTTAACTTGTCTAATGCGAATCGGTACCTGGTTTAAGACAATAAGAAGGTAGGACTCTGCTAGTCGTTTTGCAGTGTTGGTAATTCGTGCAACCTCACTTCGATTGAGGTCGTTTAAGAAGATTGTACTATTCAGCTGATTCATGTTGCCAAGCACCATGTAATGCGCCTTGTTATTCGCGTCTAACACAGGAATACGCCCAGGGTTTGCTTGGTCATCTAAAGGTAAAAAGTACTTCATTTTAAAACACCTCAGTTACACTGTTATTCTAAGATGTGCTTCAGAATAGATGCGCCTACGCCATCATCTGTGTTGACAGTGGTGACATCGTCTGCAATCTTTTTGATGTAGTCGATGGCGTTTCCCATAGCTACGCCTGTGCCAGCCATCCTAATCATCGACTCATCGTTTAGGTTATCGCCGATTGCCATGATCTCTTCTCTTTTGATGCCGCGTTCCGCCGCGTAATCGACCAAAGCCAGACCTTTTTGTGCTTTAATATTATTGATTTCAATGTTGTTCTCACTTGATGAAGTGACGATTAACTCGTTGCTAGCTGCAATCTCGTCTCGAATTCCGCTAAAAGCCGATTGACCACGACTACTAAATACAATAATCTTATAGATATCTGTTGTCGGATCGTCCAGCAGATTCTGATAGTTGTCAACATAGTTGATGTTGATTATTTCTAGTCTAGCTGCGGCCAGAATCATTCCCGTTTTGAAGTTGGTGTCCGGGTTAAGGTCAACCAACAGGTCGGCGACGTTTTGAATTCGCCGTACCCGGTCGTCAGAATAGACGCCTTTACCAGTTACTAGCTCGAAGTAGTAGTCTGCATCCTTTAGATCGTGGACCCACTTGGCCGCTGTTTCGTCAGCGATTGGGAGGTCGACACTGAGCTCACCGGCGGTGTTGAAGACGCGCGCGCCATTCAGCGTGATGTAGCCAGTGTGTAAACCGGCGGCCTCCACCAACGGTTCTGCTTCTTTCAGCTCACGACCGGTGGCCACGAGAAACTCGACTCCTTGTGCTTGTGCTTGCTTGATGGCTGCGACGTTCCCCGGCGAAATTTGCATTTTATCGTTCAAAAGTGTACCGTCCATGTCGGACGCAATCAGTTTGATCAAGTGTAAACCCTCCAATTCTTAACTACTATCATCTTACCATAAAACGCATTCAGCAAAGGAAATGGAAAATGAAAAACTTAATTCATAATCATTGGGACGAAATCCTGGGGCCGGTATTTGATAGTCCTCGCTACCGCCAACTACATGACTTTTTGAAACAAGAGTACCGGACGAAAATAATTTATCCGGAGATGCACCATATCTTTACCGCCTTTCAGTTAACCGATTTTGCCGACGTCAAGGTGGTTATTCTTGGTCAAGACCCATATCATAACCCCGGTCAAGCACATGGACTGAGTTTCTCAGTGCTACCGGGCGCACCAATTCCGCCATCACTGCGAAATATTTATAAAGAGTTGATGACGGATGTCCAGTTTAAGCCGGTTCAACACGGCTACCTGGCGGACTGGGCCAAACAGGGTGTGTTG
This window harbors:
- a CDS encoding GNAT family N-acetyltransferase translates to MNITWHIKPFNKLSTMELFGLVRLRIAVFVTEQQITEPELDDQDLESYHVFGTDETGRVVGVARFFFEDSKLLVGRVAVDQSLRHAHIGSRMLIAIEDYVREHNLAETIYLHAQLYIKDFYLSLGYEPIGDIFLEADIKHIMMAKKLN
- a CDS encoding AEC family transporter, whose translation is MTAFLTSLASVAEIIIVIALGFYLRSKGKFDDHFKGSISFLIMNIALPASIFVSVSKYLTRDKLIELSGGILYAVISGSIGNQLPTLESSTLIIQSAAPGLAVLPILAGKAHGDVKYATNVVTTSTVLFVIVVPILIALIQFI
- a CDS encoding LysR family transcriptional regulator yields the protein MNFRDLEYFVQLANDRNYTKTAQHFSVSQPTITYMVKRLEDELQVQLFVRDQSHHQVNLTLAGNEFLAHAQKILTELHTVKSDLKALSAQKVRFGLPPIIGNYYFPQLAQKLLQENLMSHLETVEAGSATLTKQLQEGNLDVAILGAIEPISIPEIATVTLAKTRFKIIVSKDHRLKDVTAIKFSELKSENFIALKEGFVHPAALRELTEKNGFQPKIVYTTPDINVLKGMVHENVGIGFLSEMAISGERDLHAIDILDDDQPLFNIVLAYHPQVNPLIEQLINVLARPV
- a CDS encoding GNAT family N-acetyltransferase, giving the protein MIRTATEQDFPAIFPILQQIFDEMELKSIAAIDDSAFYHLLEEGWHTPGYRYSLGRTLVSERDGEVAGMITSYRAEDEPLIDAPLEQYYSEVGLPRETKIFTDREARPGEWYIDSLAVAPQFQGHGIGGQLLDAMPDLAAQNGYKKISLNVDQTNPGAKHLYVKKGFETIDQMTIGEHLYDHMVK
- a CDS encoding Cof-type HAD-IIB family hydrolase translates to MIKLIASDMDGTLLNDKMQISPGNVAAIKQAQAQGVEFLVATGRELKEAEPLVEAAGLHTGYITLNGARVFNTAGELSVDLPIADETAAKWVHDLKDADYYFELVTGKGVYSDDRVRRIQNVADLLVDLNPDTNFKTGMILAAARLEIININYVDNYQNLLDDPTTDIYKIIVFSSRGQSAFSGIRDEIAASNELIVTSSSENNIEINNIKAQKGLALVDYAAERGIKREEIMAIGDNLNDESMIRMAGTGVAMGNAIDYIKKIADDVTTVNTDDGVGASILKHILE
- a CDS encoding uracil-DNA glycosylase; the protein is MKNLIHNHWDEILGPVFDSPRYRQLHDFLKQEYRTKIIYPEMHHIFTAFQLTDFADVKVVILGQDPYHNPGQAHGLSFSVLPGAPIPPSLRNIYKELMTDVQFKPVQHGYLADWAKQGVLLLNAVLTVPAGHANGHAGKGWEQVTDAAIGALSARGHVVFILWGSYAQKKIPLIDQTRNFILRSVHPSPLSASRGFFGTRPFSKTNEFLKSWGVTPIDWQLPAKVTALDERKN